The following coding sequences are from one Leishmania major strain Friedlin complete genome, chromosome 36 window:
- a CDS encoding putative leucine carboxyl methyltransferase: protein MALIQTAHDACSRKVHCVRKGYLNDPFVSFFEKDHTIVNSPLMNRGTWLRTTAFENCVRGFATAAGQPIQVINFGAGMDTLYFRLKHSDPQFPVQKFMELDLADLVAEKERIIKRHSEMHSLVGSQYVLVSCDLYDAKGVAKALKEHLHGGTPTIMIAEMVFVYIEGSVTTNLLRTVMSDVIEPGTKTMLVTYDAIQPFDRFGKVMVENLQHFGADFKGIGDFPTPEAHAGRCSELGFKAVKSVTMKNLYLGVPRQIQIRLNKLEMIDDWEEWNLMHEHYCFVVASTEDAPLPKLF from the coding sequence ATGGCGTTGATCCAGACCGCCCATGACGCATGCTCGCGCAAGGTGCACTGTGTCCGCAAAGGCTATCTCAACGACCCGTTTGTGTCCTTCTTCGAAAAGGATCACACCATCGTGAATAGTCCGTTGATGAACCGTGGAACCTGGCTGCGGACAACTGCGTTTGAAAACTGCGTGCGGGGCTTCGCAACCGCCGCCGGACAACCGATTCAGGTAATCAACTTTGGTGCAGGAATGGACACGCTCTACTTCCGCCTAAAGCACAGCGACCCGCAGTTTCCGGTGCAGAAGTTTATGGAGCTCGACTTGGCTGATCTGGTTGCCGAAAAGGAGCGCATCATCAAGCGCCACAGCGAGATGCACTCGCTGGTGGGCTCACAGTACGTGCTGGTCTCCTGCGACCTGTATGACGCGAAGGGTGTTGCgaaggcgctgaaggagcACTTGCACGGCGGCACCCCTACTATCATGATCGCGGAGATGGTGTTCGTGTACATTGAGGGCTCCGTCACCACTAATCTATTGCGAACTGTCATGAGCGACGTCATCGAGCCCGGCACAAAGACTATGCTTGTCACGTACGACGCGATTCAGCCGTTTGATCGCTTCGGCAAGGTTATGGTGGAGAATCTACAGCACTTCGGCGCCGATTTCAAAGGAATCGGCGACTTTCCCACGCCTGAGGCACACGCGgggcggtgcagcgagcTTGGCTTCAAAGCGGTCAAGTCCGTCACCATGAAGAACCTCTACCTAGGCGTGCCTCGCCAGATTCAAATTCGCCTCAACAAGCTGGAAATGATCGACGACTGGGAGGAGTGGAACTTGATGCACGAGCACTACTGCTTCGTCGTGGCGTCCACCGAAGACGCCCCGCTACCAAAGCTGTTTTGA